In Chitinophaga nivalis, a single genomic region encodes these proteins:
- a CDS encoding sulfite exporter TauE/SafE family protein translates to MITSSMFLILYAGFTHAFETDHVLAVTNMAIARNKLIKAVKDGAFWGLGHTSTLLLIGIIFLAIKLHIPDKYFSYFEAGVGLMLIAMGVYRLAKWAKNGTDEHHHQGDPHTHSHKPQASHSHLPAYMVGLVHGLAGSGVLILAVMSQSDAVSSGLLYLLIFGVGSVFGMMLAAGVFSFPFTRRIFQYGKVKLILIGISSLLCIGYGAWIIYKNLWG, encoded by the coding sequence ATGATCACTTCATCAATGTTCCTGATCTTATATGCGGGCTTTACACATGCTTTTGAAACCGATCATGTGCTGGCTGTTACGAATATGGCCATTGCAAGAAACAAGCTGATAAAAGCCGTAAAAGACGGTGCTTTCTGGGGCCTCGGGCATACCTCTACCCTGTTGTTGATCGGTATAATTTTTCTCGCGATCAAGTTACACATTCCGGATAAATACTTTTCTTATTTCGAAGCGGGCGTGGGATTGATGTTGATTGCCATGGGCGTGTACAGGCTGGCGAAATGGGCCAAAAACGGAACAGACGAACATCATCACCAGGGAGATCCGCATACCCATTCGCACAAACCGCAGGCAAGCCATTCCCATCTGCCCGCCTACATGGTAGGATTAGTACATGGCCTGGCAGGAAGCGGTGTGTTGATCCTGGCGGTCATGAGCCAGTCGGACGCGGTGAGCAGCGGTCTGCTTTATTTGCTGATTTTTGGCGTTGGGTCTGTATTTGGAATGATGCTGGCGGCCGGGGTGTTCAGTTTTCCTTTCACCAGGCGGATCTTTCAATATGGAAAGGTGAAATTAATATTGATTGGGATTTCGTCTTTGCTATGTATTGGATATGGCGCCTGGATTATTTATAAAAATCTCTGGGGATAA
- a CDS encoding transglutaminase domain-containing protein → MRFLYHSALLIVFFITAFSSNSSSQTSPGKRIATTTSGNSYAAIDKKALEIPDTSTSSTTSIAAYINTNFTTDIDKARAAFIWVASNISYDLDNMFALNFYEKKEEKMAKALKTQKGICENYALLFTDICTKAGIKTFVVEGFTKQNGFTDYIPHAWCAARIDTSWYLFDPTWGSGYVMNRKFVKKIDNSFFKTAPAKLIKSHMPFDYLWQLLNYPITSTAFYEGKTGENHTKPYFNYNDSIIAYEKMDEMIYYAAAVTRMEQNGLRNAMQFDRLHHLKQAIEIDKQNKIANQYNAAVHSFNLAINYFNDFVNYRNQQFKPEQSDANIQAMLDAPAKKIKATNGFLDQIVAPDANTANLIATLRKEIVSLTDRIDEQQVWLKAYLQKGKAGRKSMFTKYTWFGVPLN, encoded by the coding sequence ATGCGATTCCTATATCATAGCGCCTTGTTGATTGTTTTTTTCATCACGGCCTTCTCAAGTAACTCATCTTCCCAAACAAGTCCCGGCAAGCGTATTGCCACTACTACGTCCGGTAATTCATATGCGGCAATCGACAAAAAAGCGTTAGAGATACCCGATACGAGTACTTCCTCCACGACAAGTATTGCCGCTTATATCAATACCAATTTCACCACCGATATAGATAAAGCACGTGCAGCCTTCATCTGGGTGGCATCCAACATCAGTTACGATCTGGACAATATGTTCGCGCTGAACTTCTATGAAAAAAAAGAGGAGAAAATGGCGAAGGCACTGAAAACCCAAAAGGGTATTTGCGAAAACTACGCACTGCTATTTACGGACATCTGTACAAAGGCTGGTATTAAAACGTTTGTAGTAGAAGGATTTACCAAACAGAACGGGTTTACCGATTATATCCCACATGCCTGGTGTGCTGCTCGGATAGATACAAGTTGGTATTTGTTTGATCCCACCTGGGGTTCAGGATATGTCATGAATAGAAAGTTTGTTAAGAAGATTGACAACAGCTTTTTCAAAACAGCGCCTGCAAAGCTGATCAAATCGCATATGCCATTTGATTACCTCTGGCAATTATTAAATTATCCGATCACCAGCACAGCATTCTATGAAGGTAAAACCGGGGAGAATCATACAAAGCCTTATTTTAACTACAACGATTCCATCATCGCCTACGAAAAGATGGATGAGATGATTTATTACGCAGCAGCAGTCACCAGGATGGAACAGAACGGACTTCGGAACGCTATGCAATTCGACCGGTTACATCATTTAAAACAAGCCATTGAAATTGATAAGCAAAATAAGATAGCGAATCAATATAATGCTGCAGTTCACAGTTTCAACCTTGCCATTAATTATTTCAATGATTTTGTTAATTACCGGAATCAACAATTCAAACCCGAACAAAGCGATGCCAACATACAAGCTATGCTGGATGCACCGGCAAAGAAAATAAAAGCGACCAATGGTTTTCTGGACCAAATCGTAGCGCCGGATGCCAATACGGCTAACCTAATTGCCACCCTGCGTAAGGAAATCGTTAGTCTCACTGACCGCATTGATGAGCAACAGGTATGGCTGAAAGCATATTTACAGAAAGGAAAAGCAGGGAGGAAATCGATGTTTACCAAGTATACCTGGTTCGGGGTACCACTGAATTGA